A genome region from Nymphalis io chromosome Z, ilAglIoxx1.1, whole genome shotgun sequence includes the following:
- the LOC126780790 gene encoding uncharacterized protein LOC126780790 isoform X2 has protein sequence MDERKMYACMARYIFCMCIMLYYHRCLVLGMIQRDTTTNIEAFDEQKALQQALLLVELLKSENQKIERAPATPLVHHWPRRVDSILSARRKWKRRDPQIDSNLYYDIPARRNYYNEEDKENAGGWRRFQYEDAFGPQPGGINISRTTSSASPSINSSSPLNAATTSIAGTEKDNLLTVSSSSFAVSTPKTSPSEITASVTASTMKATVTTPLTTLSRTTGRIMLLFSRKNTSTAFNVLNSNDDGKLQSKAENLVSSTKLGAQNHLKLSNGTPRDSELALSQAAAELEKELGPNFGNWKNRMTRKIPKIWQASTRVHLARSTRYPIPLPENHAFCYTNPYSALCRTFI, from the exons ATGGATGAGAGAAAAATGTATGCGTGCATGGCTcgctatatattttgtatgtgtattatgttatattatcatCGATGTCTTGTATTAGGCATGATACAAAGGGATACAACGACcaatatagaagctttcgaCGAACAGAAAGCACTGCAACAAGCTCTTCTTCTTGTCGAACTTCTCAAGTCAG aaaaccAGAAAATTGAGAGAGCACCGGCTACACCATTGGTCCATCATTGGCCGCGTCGAGTTGATTCAATTT TATCAGCTCGGCGAAAATGGAAACGGCGCGACCCGCAAATAGATTCAAACTTATATTATG atataccCGCTCGAAGAAATTATTACAATGAAG aaGACAAGGAGAACGCTGGTGGGTGGCGAAGGTTTCAATACGAAGATGCATTTGGACCACAACCGGGCGGCATCAATATATCTCGTACTACATCATCTGCATCACCTTCTATTAACTCATCATCACCTCTAAATGCAGCAACTACTTCTATAGCAGGCACtgaaaaagataatttattgacCGTGTCAAGTTCCTCATTTGCGGTTTCAACACCAAAGACCTCACCATCCGAAATAACAGCATCGGTTACCGCGAGCACCATGAAGGCCACCGTAACAACACCTTTAACAACTTTAAGCCGTA CGACTGGAAGAATAATGCTgttattttctagaaaaaacACCAGCACTGCGTTCAATGTTTTAAACTCTAATGACGACGGCAAGCTACAATCAAAAGCAGAAAATTTAGTGTCATCTACAAAATTAGGCGCACAGAATCACTTGAAATTATCAAATGGTACACCGCGCGATTCAGAGCTAGCACTGTCACAAGCGGCAGCTGAACTAGAGAAAGAACTTGGTCCGAACTTTGGAAACTGGAAAAATAGAATGACGCgaaaaatacctaaaatatgGCAGGCTTCCACAAGAGTACATTTAGCACGTAGCACACGCTACCCAATTCCTTTACCAGAGAACCATGCTTTTTGTTATACGAATCCTTATAGTGCATTATGTcgaacttttatataa
- the LOC126780782 gene encoding insulin-like growth factor 2 mRNA-binding protein 3 isoform X1: MSNSMEQQFGELSLSQEDHDQIFEQEDHQDQSRSRILISGLPLHARFDTIEPLLSQYGNVQHCDKANSRDANTQAVYITFETPEQAQQAINGLNGCEVEGSRMKVEAADGMARGGRRGRPGGGRGGGGAPGTGARPTDFPLRLLVQSDMVGAIIGRQGSTIRLITQQSRARVDVHRKDNVGSLEKAITIYGNPDNCTNACKRILEVMQQEANNTNKGEICLKILAHNNLIGRIIGKGGNTIKRIMQETDTKITVSSINDINSFNLERIITVKGTIENMAKAESQISAKLRQSYENDLQVLAPQSIMFPGLHPMAMMSTGRGFCGAPPPFPPPIYAPLAGQGGAQQGAGDSQETTYLYIPNNAVGAIIGTKGSHIRNIIRFSNASVKIAPLEQEKGAEGGTSAGAVGPAAAQQERKVTIVGSPEAQWKAQYLIFEKMREEGFMSGSEDVRLTVEIVVASSQVGRIIGKGGQNVRELQRVTGSLIKLPEQPQPPAAAAHDHETTVHIVGPFYSVQSAQRRIRAMVAQASAPGRHRRAAPPPPPAQQ; the protein is encoded by the exons ATGTCTAACTCAATGGAACAGCAATTTGGTGAACTGAGCCTCTCACAGGAAGATCATGACCAAATCTTTGAACAGGAGGACCATCAGGATCAAAG CCGATCAAGGATTCTCATCAGTGGGCTCCCCCTGCATGCTCGCTTCGACACCATCGAGCCCCTGCTCTCACAGTATGGCAACGTGCAACATTGCGACAAAGCGAACTCACGCGATGCCAACACCCAAGCGGTGTACATCACATTCGAGACCCCGGAGCAAGCGCAGCA AGCCATCAACGGACTAAACGGGTGCGAGGTGGAGGGGAGTCGTATGAAGGTGGAGGCGGCGGATGGGATGGCGCGAGGCGGCCGGCGTGGGCGACCGGGTGGTGgccgcggcggcggcggcgcacCTGGCACTGGCGCGCGCCCTACGGACTTTCCGTTGCGCTTGCTTGTCCAAAGTGATATGGTTGGTGCTATCATCGGCCGTCAGGGCAGCACTATTCGTCTCATCACTCAGCAAAGTCGTGCTCGTGTCGATGTCCACCGCAAAGATAACGTTGGCTCCCTGGAGAAGGCCATAACCATTTATGGCAACCCAGACAATTGCACTAATGCTTGCAAACGAATATTGGAGGTGATGCAGCAAGAAgcaaataatacaaacaaagg GGAAATATGTCTTAAAATTCTTGCACACAATAATTTGATCGGGCGCATCATTGGAAAGGGTGGAAATACCATTAAAAGAATAATGCAAGAAACTGACACCAAGATCACTGTATCttcaataaatgatataaacagCTTCAATTTGGAGCGAATCATCACTGTAAAGGGGACTATTGAAAATATGGCTAAAGCAGAGTCACAAATATCAGCAAAACTGCGTCAAAGTTATGAAAATGATCTGCAg GTGCTGGCACCGCAGAGTATAATGTTCCCGGGTCTGCACCCGATGGCTATGATGTCGACTGGCCGCGGATTTTGCGGTGCACCGCCGCCCTTCCCACCGCCCATTTATGCGCCGCTGGCCGGCCAAGGTGGCGCGCAACAGGGCGCTGGCGACTCGCAAGAGACCACTTATTTGTACATCCCTAACAACGCAGTGGGTGCTATCATCGGCACTAAGGGATCGCATATTCGGAACATTATTCGATTCAGCAATGCTTCTGTGAAAATAGCGCCTCTCGAGCAGGAAAAGGGCGCAGAGGGCGGCACCAGCGCGGGCGCAGTCGGTCCTGCAGCTGCGCAACAAGAGCGCAAAGTTACCATCGTAGGTAGCCCGGAAGCGCAATGGAAG gcacaatatcTGATCTTTGAAAAAATGCGGGAGGAAGGATTCATGTCGGGGTCAGAAGACGTGCGGCTGACTGTTGAGATCGTGGTGGCTTCATCGCAAGTTGGGCGTATCATAGGCAAGGGAGGACAGAACGTCCGTGAGCTCCAGCGCGTTACTGGCTCGTTGATAAAGTTGCCCGAGCAACCTCAGCCGCCGGCTGCCGCCGCTCATGATCATGAGACCACCGTGCACATCGTTGGACCTTTCTACAGCGTCCAG TCAGCGCAACGGCGCATTCGTGCGATGGTGGCGCAGGCGAGCGCCCCAGGCCGCCACCGACGCGCCgcaccgccgccgccgcccgcccaGCAGTAG
- the LOC126780782 gene encoding insulin-like growth factor 2 mRNA-binding protein 3 isoform X3: protein MDTMAKYRSRSRILISGLPLHARFDTIEPLLSQYGNVQHCDKANSRDANTQAVYITFETPEQAQQAINGLNGCEVEGSRMKVEAADGMARGGRRGRPGGGRGGGGAPGTGARPTDFPLRLLVQSDMVGAIIGRQGSTIRLITQQSRARVDVHRKDNVGSLEKAITIYGNPDNCTNACKRILEVMQQEANNTNKGEICLKILAHNNLIGRIIGKGGNTIKRIMQETDTKITVSSINDINSFNLERIITVKGTIENMAKAESQISAKLRQSYENDLQVLAPQSIMFPGLHPMAMMSTGRGFCGAPPPFPPPIYAPLAGQGGAQQGAGDSQETTYLYIPNNAVGAIIGTKGSHIRNIIRFSNASVKIAPLEQEKGAEGGTSAGAVGPAAAQQERKVTIVGSPEAQWKAQYLIFEKMREEGFMSGSEDVRLTVEIVVASSQVGRIIGKGGQNVRELQRVTGSLIKLPEQPQPPAAAAHDHETTVHIVGPFYSVQSAQRRIRAMVAQASAPGRHRRAAPPPPPAQQ from the exons ATGGACACAATGGCGAAATACCGCAG CCGATCAAGGATTCTCATCAGTGGGCTCCCCCTGCATGCTCGCTTCGACACCATCGAGCCCCTGCTCTCACAGTATGGCAACGTGCAACATTGCGACAAAGCGAACTCACGCGATGCCAACACCCAAGCGGTGTACATCACATTCGAGACCCCGGAGCAAGCGCAGCA AGCCATCAACGGACTAAACGGGTGCGAGGTGGAGGGGAGTCGTATGAAGGTGGAGGCGGCGGATGGGATGGCGCGAGGCGGCCGGCGTGGGCGACCGGGTGGTGgccgcggcggcggcggcgcacCTGGCACTGGCGCGCGCCCTACGGACTTTCCGTTGCGCTTGCTTGTCCAAAGTGATATGGTTGGTGCTATCATCGGCCGTCAGGGCAGCACTATTCGTCTCATCACTCAGCAAAGTCGTGCTCGTGTCGATGTCCACCGCAAAGATAACGTTGGCTCCCTGGAGAAGGCCATAACCATTTATGGCAACCCAGACAATTGCACTAATGCTTGCAAACGAATATTGGAGGTGATGCAGCAAGAAgcaaataatacaaacaaagg GGAAATATGTCTTAAAATTCTTGCACACAATAATTTGATCGGGCGCATCATTGGAAAGGGTGGAAATACCATTAAAAGAATAATGCAAGAAACTGACACCAAGATCACTGTATCttcaataaatgatataaacagCTTCAATTTGGAGCGAATCATCACTGTAAAGGGGACTATTGAAAATATGGCTAAAGCAGAGTCACAAATATCAGCAAAACTGCGTCAAAGTTATGAAAATGATCTGCAg GTGCTGGCACCGCAGAGTATAATGTTCCCGGGTCTGCACCCGATGGCTATGATGTCGACTGGCCGCGGATTTTGCGGTGCACCGCCGCCCTTCCCACCGCCCATTTATGCGCCGCTGGCCGGCCAAGGTGGCGCGCAACAGGGCGCTGGCGACTCGCAAGAGACCACTTATTTGTACATCCCTAACAACGCAGTGGGTGCTATCATCGGCACTAAGGGATCGCATATTCGGAACATTATTCGATTCAGCAATGCTTCTGTGAAAATAGCGCCTCTCGAGCAGGAAAAGGGCGCAGAGGGCGGCACCAGCGCGGGCGCAGTCGGTCCTGCAGCTGCGCAACAAGAGCGCAAAGTTACCATCGTAGGTAGCCCGGAAGCGCAATGGAAG gcacaatatcTGATCTTTGAAAAAATGCGGGAGGAAGGATTCATGTCGGGGTCAGAAGACGTGCGGCTGACTGTTGAGATCGTGGTGGCTTCATCGCAAGTTGGGCGTATCATAGGCAAGGGAGGACAGAACGTCCGTGAGCTCCAGCGCGTTACTGGCTCGTTGATAAAGTTGCCCGAGCAACCTCAGCCGCCGGCTGCCGCCGCTCATGATCATGAGACCACCGTGCACATCGTTGGACCTTTCTACAGCGTCCAG TCAGCGCAACGGCGCATTCGTGCGATGGTGGCGCAGGCGAGCGCCCCAGGCCGCCACCGACGCGCCgcaccgccgccgccgcccgcccaGCAGTAG
- the LOC126780782 gene encoding insulin-like growth factor 2 mRNA-binding protein 3 isoform X2 has product MDGDVSQSPSGGGSPTFEESRSRILISGLPLHARFDTIEPLLSQYGNVQHCDKANSRDANTQAVYITFETPEQAQQAINGLNGCEVEGSRMKVEAADGMARGGRRGRPGGGRGGGGAPGTGARPTDFPLRLLVQSDMVGAIIGRQGSTIRLITQQSRARVDVHRKDNVGSLEKAITIYGNPDNCTNACKRILEVMQQEANNTNKGEICLKILAHNNLIGRIIGKGGNTIKRIMQETDTKITVSSINDINSFNLERIITVKGTIENMAKAESQISAKLRQSYENDLQVLAPQSIMFPGLHPMAMMSTGRGFCGAPPPFPPPIYAPLAGQGGAQQGAGDSQETTYLYIPNNAVGAIIGTKGSHIRNIIRFSNASVKIAPLEQEKGAEGGTSAGAVGPAAAQQERKVTIVGSPEAQWKAQYLIFEKMREEGFMSGSEDVRLTVEIVVASSQVGRIIGKGGQNVRELQRVTGSLIKLPEQPQPPAAAAHDHETTVHIVGPFYSVQSAQRRIRAMVAQASAPGRHRRAAPPPPPAQQ; this is encoded by the exons CCGATCAAGGATTCTCATCAGTGGGCTCCCCCTGCATGCTCGCTTCGACACCATCGAGCCCCTGCTCTCACAGTATGGCAACGTGCAACATTGCGACAAAGCGAACTCACGCGATGCCAACACCCAAGCGGTGTACATCACATTCGAGACCCCGGAGCAAGCGCAGCA AGCCATCAACGGACTAAACGGGTGCGAGGTGGAGGGGAGTCGTATGAAGGTGGAGGCGGCGGATGGGATGGCGCGAGGCGGCCGGCGTGGGCGACCGGGTGGTGgccgcggcggcggcggcgcacCTGGCACTGGCGCGCGCCCTACGGACTTTCCGTTGCGCTTGCTTGTCCAAAGTGATATGGTTGGTGCTATCATCGGCCGTCAGGGCAGCACTATTCGTCTCATCACTCAGCAAAGTCGTGCTCGTGTCGATGTCCACCGCAAAGATAACGTTGGCTCCCTGGAGAAGGCCATAACCATTTATGGCAACCCAGACAATTGCACTAATGCTTGCAAACGAATATTGGAGGTGATGCAGCAAGAAgcaaataatacaaacaaagg GGAAATATGTCTTAAAATTCTTGCACACAATAATTTGATCGGGCGCATCATTGGAAAGGGTGGAAATACCATTAAAAGAATAATGCAAGAAACTGACACCAAGATCACTGTATCttcaataaatgatataaacagCTTCAATTTGGAGCGAATCATCACTGTAAAGGGGACTATTGAAAATATGGCTAAAGCAGAGTCACAAATATCAGCAAAACTGCGTCAAAGTTATGAAAATGATCTGCAg GTGCTGGCACCGCAGAGTATAATGTTCCCGGGTCTGCACCCGATGGCTATGATGTCGACTGGCCGCGGATTTTGCGGTGCACCGCCGCCCTTCCCACCGCCCATTTATGCGCCGCTGGCCGGCCAAGGTGGCGCGCAACAGGGCGCTGGCGACTCGCAAGAGACCACTTATTTGTACATCCCTAACAACGCAGTGGGTGCTATCATCGGCACTAAGGGATCGCATATTCGGAACATTATTCGATTCAGCAATGCTTCTGTGAAAATAGCGCCTCTCGAGCAGGAAAAGGGCGCAGAGGGCGGCACCAGCGCGGGCGCAGTCGGTCCTGCAGCTGCGCAACAAGAGCGCAAAGTTACCATCGTAGGTAGCCCGGAAGCGCAATGGAAG gcacaatatcTGATCTTTGAAAAAATGCGGGAGGAAGGATTCATGTCGGGGTCAGAAGACGTGCGGCTGACTGTTGAGATCGTGGTGGCTTCATCGCAAGTTGGGCGTATCATAGGCAAGGGAGGACAGAACGTCCGTGAGCTCCAGCGCGTTACTGGCTCGTTGATAAAGTTGCCCGAGCAACCTCAGCCGCCGGCTGCCGCCGCTCATGATCATGAGACCACCGTGCACATCGTTGGACCTTTCTACAGCGTCCAG TCAGCGCAACGGCGCATTCGTGCGATGGTGGCGCAGGCGAGCGCCCCAGGCCGCCACCGACGCGCCgcaccgccgccgccgcccgcccaGCAGTAG
- the LOC126780790 gene encoding uncharacterized protein LOC126780790 isoform X3 yields MDERKMYACMARYIFCMCIMLYYHRCLVLGMIQRDTTTNIEAFDEQKALQQALLLVELLKSEYTRVLRENKEMQSNRLLWEEGSITCATTKNQKIERAPATPLVHHWPRRVDSILSARRKWKRRDPQIDSNLYYDIPARRNYYNEEDKENAGGWRRFQYEDAFGPQPGGINISRTTSSASPSINSSSPLNAATTSIAATGRIMLLFSRKNTSTAFNVLNSNDDGKLQSKAENLVSSTKLGAQNHLKLSNGTPRDSELALSQAAAELEKELGPNFGNWKNRMTRKIPKIWQASTRVHLARSTRYPIPLPENHAFCYTNPYSALCRTFI; encoded by the exons ATGGATGAGAGAAAAATGTATGCGTGCATGGCTcgctatatattttgtatgtgtattatgttatattatcatCGATGTCTTGTATTAGGCATGATACAAAGGGATACAACGACcaatatagaagctttcgaCGAACAGAAAGCACTGCAACAAGCTCTTCTTCTTGTCGAACTTCTCAAGTCAG AATACACTCGAGTTCTACGAGAGAATAAGGAAATGCAAAGTAATAGATTACTATGGGAAGAAGGGTCCATAACGTGTGCCACAACTA aaaaccAGAAAATTGAGAGAGCACCGGCTACACCATTGGTCCATCATTGGCCGCGTCGAGTTGATTCAATTT TATCAGCTCGGCGAAAATGGAAACGGCGCGACCCGCAAATAGATTCAAACTTATATTATG atataccCGCTCGAAGAAATTATTACAATGAAG aaGACAAGGAGAACGCTGGTGGGTGGCGAAGGTTTCAATACGAAGATGCATTTGGACCACAACCGGGCGGCATCAATATATCTCGTACTACATCATCTGCATCACCTTCTATTAACTCATCATCACCTCTAAATGCAGCAACTACTTCTATAGCAG CGACTGGAAGAATAATGCTgttattttctagaaaaaacACCAGCACTGCGTTCAATGTTTTAAACTCTAATGACGACGGCAAGCTACAATCAAAAGCAGAAAATTTAGTGTCATCTACAAAATTAGGCGCACAGAATCACTTGAAATTATCAAATGGTACACCGCGCGATTCAGAGCTAGCACTGTCACAAGCGGCAGCTGAACTAGAGAAAGAACTTGGTCCGAACTTTGGAAACTGGAAAAATAGAATGACGCgaaaaatacctaaaatatgGCAGGCTTCCACAAGAGTACATTTAGCACGTAGCACACGCTACCCAATTCCTTTACCAGAGAACCATGCTTTTTGTTATACGAATCCTTATAGTGCATTATGTcgaacttttatataa
- the LOC126780790 gene encoding uncharacterized protein LOC126780790 isoform X1 has translation MDERKMYACMARYIFCMCIMLYYHRCLVLGMIQRDTTTNIEAFDEQKALQQALLLVELLKSEYTRVLRENKEMQSNRLLWEEGSITCATTKNQKIERAPATPLVHHWPRRVDSILSARRKWKRRDPQIDSNLYYDIPARRNYYNEEDKENAGGWRRFQYEDAFGPQPGGINISRTTSSASPSINSSSPLNAATTSIAGTEKDNLLTVSSSSFAVSTPKTSPSEITASVTASTMKATVTTPLTTLSRTTGRIMLLFSRKNTSTAFNVLNSNDDGKLQSKAENLVSSTKLGAQNHLKLSNGTPRDSELALSQAAAELEKELGPNFGNWKNRMTRKIPKIWQASTRVHLARSTRYPIPLPENHAFCYTNPYSALCRTFI, from the exons ATGGATGAGAGAAAAATGTATGCGTGCATGGCTcgctatatattttgtatgtgtattatgttatattatcatCGATGTCTTGTATTAGGCATGATACAAAGGGATACAACGACcaatatagaagctttcgaCGAACAGAAAGCACTGCAACAAGCTCTTCTTCTTGTCGAACTTCTCAAGTCAG AATACACTCGAGTTCTACGAGAGAATAAGGAAATGCAAAGTAATAGATTACTATGGGAAGAAGGGTCCATAACGTGTGCCACAACTA aaaaccAGAAAATTGAGAGAGCACCGGCTACACCATTGGTCCATCATTGGCCGCGTCGAGTTGATTCAATTT TATCAGCTCGGCGAAAATGGAAACGGCGCGACCCGCAAATAGATTCAAACTTATATTATG atataccCGCTCGAAGAAATTATTACAATGAAG aaGACAAGGAGAACGCTGGTGGGTGGCGAAGGTTTCAATACGAAGATGCATTTGGACCACAACCGGGCGGCATCAATATATCTCGTACTACATCATCTGCATCACCTTCTATTAACTCATCATCACCTCTAAATGCAGCAACTACTTCTATAGCAGGCACtgaaaaagataatttattgacCGTGTCAAGTTCCTCATTTGCGGTTTCAACACCAAAGACCTCACCATCCGAAATAACAGCATCGGTTACCGCGAGCACCATGAAGGCCACCGTAACAACACCTTTAACAACTTTAAGCCGTA CGACTGGAAGAATAATGCTgttattttctagaaaaaacACCAGCACTGCGTTCAATGTTTTAAACTCTAATGACGACGGCAAGCTACAATCAAAAGCAGAAAATTTAGTGTCATCTACAAAATTAGGCGCACAGAATCACTTGAAATTATCAAATGGTACACCGCGCGATTCAGAGCTAGCACTGTCACAAGCGGCAGCTGAACTAGAGAAAGAACTTGGTCCGAACTTTGGAAACTGGAAAAATAGAATGACGCgaaaaatacctaaaatatgGCAGGCTTCCACAAGAGTACATTTAGCACGTAGCACACGCTACCCAATTCCTTTACCAGAGAACCATGCTTTTTGTTATACGAATCCTTATAGTGCATTATGTcgaacttttatataa